One genomic region from Cryptococcus gattii WM276 chromosome C, complete sequence encodes:
- a CDS encoding Hypothetical Protein (Similar to TIGR gene model, INSD accession AAW42229.1), producing MDVNENIHPTEHPNSSPSASARAREVGTEQDTLDKGIAQVIKEFVSPAQAQDPNVVERASDAVRAGFKESTGKDFPIPDRQ from the exons ATGGACGTTAACGAGAATATCCACCCAACTGAGCACCCGaactcttctccatctgcCAGCGCTCGAGCTCGGGAAGTCGGCACTGAACAGGATACTCTAG ACAAGGGCATCGCGCAGGTGATTAAGGAGTTCGTCTCTCCTGCACAAGCTCAGGACCCCAATGTCGTAGAGAGAGCAAGCGACGCTGTGCGCGCTGGCTTCAAGGAG TCTACAGGCAAAGACTTCCCTATCCCGGACAGGCAATAA
- a CDS encoding Phosphatase, putative (Similar to TIGR gene model, INSD accession AAW42231.1), with product MSVFTKSAFTMSALPSPNTSQPPSAAPSRRGSFANGLASGQLTPVTDPHIVSINVESVLFDMDGTLINSSPAVVKAWELFAEKYPLDLDDILRSAHGMRTIDVLKKWCKITDPELLASEVVRFETAILNAAEDIGKSSGKSGIEVLPGVAKLLADLGAEADKRDGEEKWAICTSSTYFYAGKAIPIAGLPTPKVFVTADSVTRGKPFPDPYLLGASGCNASPFESIVVEDAPTGIRSGKASGALVLATCTSHHREELERERPDFLVEDLSHVKASWDAATNTFNLIIEQPVDRYSPRPTPDVTPVITPAMSRSNSFSGVGQDRPGARSSQPIMKGSDDLTGNDSVVGSPAASRPGSPGAEDNIEKRAEMEFHRRASQSGQGGVTLDAFRRALAGNAAKRRAQSQGEMSQDE from the exons ATGTCCGTCTTCACCAAATCTGCCTTCACCATGTCCGCCCTCCCCTCCCCCAACACCTCCCAGCCTCCCTCCGCCGCCCCCTCTCGCCGTGGCTCTTTTGCCAACGGCCTTGCCTCTGGCCAGCTCACACCCGTGACTGACCCTCACATTGTCTCCATCAATGTTGAGTCGGTTTTGTTTGACATGGACGGCACTTTGATCAACTCAAGTCCCGCCGTCGTCAAGGCCTGGGAGCTGTTTGCCGAAAAATACCCTCTTGATTTGGATGACATTCTCAGAT CTGCGCACGGCATGAGAACCATTGACGTGCTCAAGAAGTGGTGTAAGATCACTGATCCCGAGCTACTTGCCTCTGAGGTCGTTCGGTTCGAAACCGCCATTCTCAACGCGGCTGAGGACATTGGAAAGAGTTCAGGCAAGTCCGGTATCGAGGTTCTTCCAGGTGTTGCGAAACTCCTTGCCGATTTGGGCGCGGAGGCCGACAAGCGCGATGGTGAAGAAAAATGGGCAATCTGCACTAGCT CAACGTACTTCTACGCCGGTAAGGCAATTCCTATTGCTGGGTTGCCCACCCCCAAAGTGTTTGTAACTGCCGATTCCGTCACTCGCGGGAAACCATTCCCTGACCCTTACTTACTGGGTGCTTCGGGTTGCAATGCCTCCCCTTTCGAAT CTATCGTCGTTGAGGATGCCCCCACCGGTATTCGATCAGGCAAGGCATCTGGTGCCCTTGTTCTCGCCACTTGCACTTCTCACCATCGTGAGGAGCTCGAGCGTGAACGACCCGACTTCCTTGTCGAAGATCTTTCTCACGTTAAGGCATCTTGGGATGCCGCCACCAACACTTTCAATTTGATCATTGAGCAACCTGTTGACCGATACTCACCCCGCCCTACTCCCGATGTCACTCCTGTTATCACTCCGGCTATGTCCAGGTCAAATTCTTTCTCAGGGGTTGGCCAGGATCGTCCTGGTGCTCGCAGCTCCCAACCAATCATGAAGGGAAGTGATGACCTTACTGGCAACGACTCTGTTGTCGGCTCTCCAGCTGCCAGTAGGCCCGGATCTCCTGGTGCCGAAGACAATATTGAGAAGCGCGCGGAAATGGAGTTCCACAGACGTGCGAGTCAGTCTGGTCAGGGTGGCGTGACTCTTGATGCTTTCCGACGTGCGTTGGCGGGTAACGCTGCTAAGAGGAGGGCCCAAAGCCAAGGCGAAATGTCTCAGGACGAGTAA
- a CDS encoding Glycerol-3-phosphate dehydrogenase (NAD+), putative (Similar to TIGR gene model, INSD accession AAW42235.1), protein MSAASTAPSSPEVVQQFSDLDIGSTVTTPAVTRPSSPSPPSLPRSPLSSGKHKIAIIGSGSWGTALAKIAAENAWRRKDDFHSEVRMWVREKIVNGKPLTHIINKTHLNSRYLPDVVLPRNLVAVPHLKDVVKDATLIVFVVPHQFLHTVLNELARPGVLLRGAKAVSAIKGVEVNGTDIQTFASLIEAKVGLPCSALSGANIALEVAMGQFCETTIGCPTHDQSLLWHAVFNAPSFRVNTVEDVSGVSLAGALKNVVALAAGMVDGLGLGGNTKAAIMRIGLKEMTGFCLEFFAGSQPETFSNESAGVADLTVTCFSGRNRKCAEEFVKSGQPFDVIEKKLLNGQKLQGTATAEEVNAFLVARKRAHAYPLFEKVYKIAFEGLPPKNLVVGL, encoded by the exons ATGTCTGCCGCCTCCACCgccccttcctcccctgAGGTTGTCCAGCAGTTCTCTGACCTCGATATCGGTTCTACCGTCACAACCCCAG CGGTGACCCGTCCTTCgtctccctctcctccatcaCTCCCTCGTTCTCCACTTTCCAGTGGAAAGCACAAAATTGCCATCATCGGCTCCGGATCGTGGGGAACTGCTCTCGCCAAGATTGCTGCCGAAAATGCCTGGCGCCGCAAGGATGACTTCCACTCTGAGGTCAGGATGTGGGTGCGTGAGAAGATT GTGAACGGCAAGCCTCTTACGCACATCATCAACAAAACGCACCTTAACTCGCGATATCTTCCCGACGTTGTTCTTCCTCGGAACCTTGTTGCTGTCCCCCATCTTAAAGACGTCGTTAAGGATGCGACTCTTATCGTCTTTGTCGTACCCCATCAGTTCCTGCACACCGTTCTTAATGAACTTGCAAGACCCGGTGTTCTTTTACGCGGTGCGAAGGCTGTTAGCGCCATCAAAGGCGTGGAGGTGAATGGTACCGATATTCAAACATTTGCTAGCTTGATTGAAGCCAAAGTTGGGTTGCCGTGCTCAGCTCTGAGCGGTGCCAATATTGCGCTTGAAG TGGCCATGGGTCAATTCTGTGAAACTACTATTGGTTGCCCTACACACGACCAATCTCTGTTATGGCACGCTGTCTTCAACGCACCTTCTTTCCGAGTCAATACTGTGGAGGACGTTAGCGGAGTGTCTCTTGCTGGTGCACTCAAAAACGTAGTGGCACTCGCTGCTGGTATGGTGGACGGCTTGGGATTAGGAGGTAACACCAAAGCTGCCATTATGCGAATCGGCCTGAAGGAGATGACTGGATTCTGTTTGGAATTCTTTGCGGGCAGTCAACCTGAAAC CTTTTCCAACGAATCTGCGGGCGTCGCTGATCTCACTGTCACCTGTTTCTCTGGAAGGAATCGAAAATGCGCTGAAGAGTTTGTCAAATCTGGGCAGCCATTTGATGTTATCGAGAAGAAGTTGCTTAACGGCCAGAAACTTCAAGGTACCGCCACAGCCGAAGAAGTCAATGCGTTCCTTGTTGCGCGAAAGCGTGCTCATGCCTATCCGTTGTTCGAAAAGGTATACAAGATCGCTTTCGAGGGCTTGCCCCCAAAGAACCTTGTTGTGGGGTTGTAA
- a CDS encoding Regulation of translational termination-related protein, putative (Similar to TIGR gene model, INSD accession AAW42631.1): MYHDMDQHEILHQCERMQEDELIVLESIYPGQIKIHPNPDNRPGRMLTLTLPVKLFSPTTISIASASNNGESSTSSLTLSHLPALSFCIVLPKTYPLLAPPTPISLRAPLCKDYDGKVGSWLLHKDLKKMEDSLRGMWDDDKEAVDQGQGVLWKWWDWVVNGDFLRETQRYTDNILTLSVPPPLSPATFLAALKSYDSCQIQNEFEQTAFPCSICWENRKGGRCVEMPGCGCVFCTECLGDCWTLAISEGTLEAVACPSVSCVKQRATNEKASLLDQGITAQLVEKVVGKELREKWEVFKDRRIAEIDPSFCVCPRPGCQAAVPPPAPSETCGNSSAPKAIRLADISKPSSDSPGLTTDGSTGSGQSVSSTEDRWAAYRLCPKCSFSFCLYCSSTWHGPHTVCSLPQASQLVLEYLKYPEGSKERLAMERQRGKANLERMVSKWREDEMNKQWLHSRTKACPSCSVRVEKSVGCNHMQCGRCSAHFCYRCGQSIKPADPYKHFNTPGQPCYAKLFEAMDFEDVVDPVLNLEQFTEDDLLDWDFGVARI; the protein is encoded by the exons ATGTACCACGACATGGACCAACATGAAATCCTTCATCAGTGCGAGAGGATGCAGGAGGACGAGTTGATTGTGCTGGAG TCTATATATCCTGGTCAGATCAAAATACATCCCAATCCGGATAACAGGCCAGGACGCATGTTGACCCTGACATTGCCTGTCAAATTATTTTCACCGACTACGATCTCCATAGCATCAGCTAGTAACAATGGAGAATCGTCAACGTCGTCGTTGACTTTATCTCATCTCCCAGCATTATCTTTCTGTATCGTTCTACCCAAAACTTACCCCTTGCTTGCGCCTCCAACTCCAATATCACTCCGCGCCCCTCTTTGCAAGGACTATGATGGCAAAGTAGGAAGCTGGCTACTTCATAAGGACTTGAAGAAAATGGAAGACAGTCTTCGAGGCATGTGGGACGACGACAAAGAGGCTGTGGATCAAGGACAAGGTGTGTTATGGAAGTGGTGGGACTGGGTTGTTAATGGGGACTTTCTGCGAGAAACGCAGAGGTACACAGACAATATCCTTAC ATTGTCAgttcctcctccactctcTCCCGCGACATTCTTAGCGGCTTTGAAGTCATACGATTCATGTCAAATCCAGAATGAATTTGAACAAACTGCATTTCCTTGTTCAATTTGCTGGGAGAATCGTAAAGGCGGCCGATGTGTCGAAATGCCAGGATGTGGTTGTGTATT TTGCACCGAATGCCTCGGTGATTGTTGGACTTTGGCCATATCTGAGGGTACCCTTGAAGCAGTTGCCTGCCCTAGTGTTTCGTGTGTCAAGCAGAGGGCGACGAACGAAAAGGCAAGCCTATTGGACCAAGGCATCACAGCCCAACTTGTCGAAAAAGTAGTTGGCAAGGAGTTGCGGGAGAAATGGGAGGTCTTCAAGGACAGGCGGATAGCCGAAATCGATCCTTCATTCTGCGTTTGTCCTCGACCCGGCTGTCAAGCGGCTGTTCCTCCCCCCGCACCGTCCGAGACATGCGGTAACTCATCAGCGCCCAAGGCCATTCGCCTTGCCGACATCAGTAAACCCTCTTCCGATTCTCCAGGTCTAACCACAGATGGTTCAACAGGATCCGGACAGTCCGTATCCTCAACCGAGGACAGATGGGCCGCATACCGTCTGTGTCCCAAATGTAGTTTTTCATTTTGCCTCTATTGCTCATCGACATGGCATGGACCCCATACGGTTTGCTCTCTTCCTCAGGCTTCACAACTTGTTTTGGAGTACTTGAAATATCCAGAGGGAAGCAAGGAGAGACTGGCAATGGAAAGGCAGAGGGGAAAAGCGAACTTGGAAAGAATGGTGTCCAAGTGGAGAGAGGACGAAATGAACAAGCAATGGTTGCATTCCAGAACTAAAGCTTGCCCAAGCTGCAGTGTGCGCGTGGAGAAAAG TGTCGGTTGTAACCACATGCAATGCGGACGATGCTCAGCACACTTTTGCTACCGATGCGGCCAATCGATCAAGCCTGCTGATCCATACAAGCATTTCAATACACCAGGTCAACCCTGTTACGCAAAGTTATTCGAGGCGATGGATTTTGAAGACGTAGTAGATCCTGTTCTCAATTTAGAGCAATTCACTGAAGATGACCTGCTCGATTGGGACTTTGGGGTTGCAAGGATATAG
- a CDS encoding ATPase, putative (Similar to TIGR gene model, INSD accession AAW42236.1), producing MTGSIKAIDTSLIHRIHSGQVVLDLQSAIKELLENSLDAGATAIDVRIKDNGLDSIEVVDNGSGIAEADWESIALRHHTSKLPSLEDLHKVTTFGFRGEALSALAALCDSVTVVTATKETAPMGAVIKLGTDGRTIDTSGRVARPRGTTVTLSGLFGPLPVRRKEFERNAKKEVSKALVLLTAYALVPASASGQDTRNGVRLKVEMIAGGGRASKRSIHLMTDGKGPLRSSVGAVWGPSALDNVEDIDLSLEVEIDKVMARREGITERMQTVKVKGLISSAKWGCGFSTSSRQFFYINGRPCNLTKVARAINEVYKSFNTNQLPLVILDFKIPTESVDINVSPDKRTIFVHSEDCLIDSLKTALESFFAPSRNTFTVEGASRTVKSIRRDQSHTSLKRSQPNEESSQTQEGNASLEGQEGERQIASDVEASENVAVRRSLSRRCSQSTINIYSPPPDEQIHLMKESLTSAATPTSSLCELNEPQVSSPSSQLSLGQQTSSISKPSLYPAKTIPPIPGRSNREAVSKDKMSGLSKNSPDYINQKPTVGQESDDETQIPAAKRQGVMNDMDEEDAREDDRRSERIGNPKPETQKTSEDETTVETIEVDSQTTVPGACVQDLTVMHPGHASKQVVEVRSPIGEKMLLPTPRASTVSCGMEPQLARRTSASRQRSLSWDGQDVAVGNSSPPENRKISPLVSCRPQLTSFSSSSSPIVKRRVSQSLKPDKSYRDEIVSIAPQGEVTMRFDLSRLRKRFANAGNHQVGAQKRRVSQRLKQGDLEEAAGIKNKDSELAEETLSRVISKADFEKMEVKGQFNKGFIIARLQSDNGTDDLFIIDQHASDEKYNFETLQQTTKIKAQALIKPRALHLTAGDEIVAMENIDILNANGFDVHVDETKPAGRGERISLLAIPVSKETVFDFKDLEQLLQLLSDDSRPSGQMVRCMKARAMFASRACRKSVMIGKTLTKSQMSQLLRNMGTIDQPWNCPHGRPTMRHLTQLNSAPKSRNIKGRFDWTRWKDALG from the exons ATGACCGGGAGTATCAAAG CCATCGACACTTCTTTGATTCATCGCATTCATTCGGGACAGGTCGTGCTGGATCTACAAAGCGCCATAAAAGAGCTTCTAGAAAACAGCTTGGATGCTGGGGCAACAGCTATTG ATGTACGAATCAAAGATAACGGCTTAGATAGCATAGAAGTTGTCGACAATGGGTCGGGAATAGCGGAAGCTGATTGGGAATCTATCG CCCTGAGACATCACACGTCAAAACTGCCGTCTCTAGAAGATTTACACAAAGTAACTACCTTTGGCTTCAGAGGTGAAGCACTTTCCGCTCTTGCTGCCCTATGCGACTCGGTTACAGTAGTGACAGCTACGAAAGAAACTGCCCCAATGGGGGCGGTAATCAAACTGGGAACAGATGGTCGAACCATTGATActtcaggaagagttgcCCGACCG CGTGGGACTACCGTTACATTATCAGGTCTCTTTGGTCCTCTTCCTGTACGGCGAAAGGAGTTTGAGCGGAATGCGAAAAAGGAAGTTTCGAAAGCGCTCGTCCTACTGACCGCATATGCCCTCGTACCGGCAAGTGCCTCGGGTCAGGATACCCGAAACGGAGTCCGTTTAAAGGTTGAAATGATTGCAGGGGGAGGGCGAGCTTC CAAACGGAGCATTCACTTGATGACGGATGGGAAAGGTCCGCTACGCTCTTCCGTAGGGGCGGTATGGGGACCTTCAGCATTAGACAACGTCGAAGATATTGACCTCAGTTTAGAAGTGGAAATTGACAAAGTCATGGCTCGTCGCGAAGGAATCACGGAAAG GATGCAGACTGTGAAAGTCAAGGGGTTGATTTCATCGGCGAAATGGGGCTGTGGATTTTCTACTTCCTCGAGGCAATTTTTCTACATTAATGGGCGCCCATGCAATCTCACAAAAGTGGCTAGAGCGATCAATGAAGTCTACAAAAGCTTCAACACAAACCAATTACCTCTCGTTATCCTTGACTTTAAGATCCCTACCG AGAGTGTGGATATCAATGTGAGCCCTGATAAACGAACGATATTCGTGCACAGCGAAGACTGTCTCATAGATTCTCTCAAG ACAGCTTTGGAATCATTCTTTGCACCATCACGTAATACATTCACTGTGGAAGGCGCTAGTCGCACAGTAAAAAGCATCCGACGTGATCAGTCACATACATCGCTGAAACGAAGTCAGCCAAATGAAGAAAGCAGTCAAACACAAGAAGGAAATGCGAGTTTGGAGGGTCAAGAAGGTGAACGTCAAATAGCAAGTGACGTAGAGGCATCCGAAAATGTGGCTGTCCGAAGGTCCCTTTCTCGCAGATGCTCCCAATCCACCATCAACATCTATTCACCTCCTCCCGACGAGCAAATCCACCTCATGAAAGAATCCTTAACCTCGGCCGCAACGccaacctcttctctttGTGAATTGAACGAACCCCAAGTTTCCTCTCCAAGCTCTCAACTGTCACTTGGGCAGCAAACTTCGAGCATATCTAAACCTTCCTTGTATCCTGCCAAGACTATCCCGCCAATACCAGGGCGCAGTAATCGTGAGGCGGTTAGCAAAGACAAGATGTCGGGGCTAAGTAAAAATTCACCAGACTACATTAATCAAAAGCCCACTGTGGGGCAAGAAAGTGACGATGAAACCCAGATCCCTGCGGCTAAAAGACAGGGAGTGATGAACGAtatggatgaagaagatgcgCGTGAAGATGATAGAAGGAGCGAGCGTATAGGTAACCCAAAGCCTGAAACCCAGAAGACATCTGAAGATGAGACAACAGTAGAGACCATCGAGGTGGACAGTCAGACGACGGTACCGGGGGCCTGTGTTCAGGATCTTACTGTAATGCATCCAGGGCATGCGAGCAAACAGGTTGTCGAAGTCAGAAGCCCTATTGGTGAGAAGATGCTTCTCCCCACACCTCGCGCTTCCACGGTGTCTTGCGGAATGGAACCACAACTGGCTAGGCGAACATCGGCTTCTCGTCAGCGCAGCCTTTCCTGGGATGGCCAAGACGTTGCTGTTGGGAATAGCTCTCCACCAGAAAACCGGAAGATCAGCCCTCTGGTCTCATGTCGGCCGCAGCTGACATCTTTctcttcgtcctcttcaCCTATCGTCAAGCGCAGAGTCTCTCAAAGTCTCAAACCTGATAAATCTTATCGCGATGAAATTGTGTCTATCGCCCCACAAGGTGAAGTCACTATGCGTTTTGACTTGTCCCGTTTACGCAAGAGATTTGCAAATGCAGGAAATCACCAAGTGGGAGCGCAGAAGAGGCGTGTATCGCAACGCCTAAAACAAGGTGACTTGGAGGAAGCAGCGGGGATCAAAAACAAGGATTCGGAACTCGCAGAGGAAACCCTTTCAAGAGTAATCTCAAAAGCTGACTttgagaagatggaagtCAAGGGGCAGTTCAATAAGGGATTCATCATAGCAAGACTACAATCAGATAACGGCACAGATGATCTTTTTATCATTGACCAACATGCGTCAGACGAAAAGTACAACTTTGAGACTTTGCAGCAAACAACGAAAATCAAAGCCCAAGCTCTTATCAA ACCTCGGGCGCTTCACCTTACGGCCGGCGATGAAATAGTTGCTATGGAGAATATTGACATTCTCAATGCTAACGGGTTTGATGTCCATGTTGATGAGACCAAACCTGCCGGGAGGGGTGAGAGGATAAGTCTCTTGGCAATCCCAGTAAGCAAGGAAACTGTATTTGATTTTAAAG ATTTAGAACAGCTACTCCAGTTATTGTCTGATGACTCCCGACCATCAGGACAGATGGTCCGTTGCATGAAGGCCAGGGCAATGTTCGCTAGTAGGGCTTGCAGGAAAAGTGTCATGATCGGAAAGACGTTGACAAAAAGCCAAATGTCTCAG TTACTACGCAACATGGGTACTATCGATCAGCCATGG AACTGCCCTCACGGTCGCCCTACCATGAGACATCTTACCCAGTTGAACTCAGCACCAAAATCACGTAACATAAAAGGGAGATTTGACTGGACCAGATGGAAAGATGCTCTGGGGTGA
- a CDS encoding Beta-glucosidase, putative (Similar to TIGR gene model, INSD accession AAW42237.1), with amino-acid sequence MVALPFTLLWLSTGFSLTHASPFKSNADNSTISATEAKSDNWTVSFPHNVSRHHESSSQSAITYISPEIEAPINVSYIHRSHKWEKAHRRAKRYLADWTLEEKVQLTTGVGWQNGRCVGNIGPVPSKHFPGLCLQDSPLGVRLTDFVSAFPAGINAAATFDKDLIYARGYAMGQEFKGKGVNVALGPMTNMGRVAAGGRNWEGFGGDPYLSGWATEMTIRGIQDAGVQACVKHYVGNEQERNRTTESSNIDDRTLREIYTHPFLRAVQADVASVMCSYNLINGSWACQNSKTLNGVLKTDFGFQGYVMSDWGAQHSGVVSANTGLDMSMPGDIVLGSLTSYWGSNLTESVKNGSVSEERLDDMVERIIAAYFLLDQDKDYPEVNFDSFRLSGTNNSHVDVQDDHWKIIRKIGASSTVLLKNVDHALPLWKPRSMTLIGSDLGPSLFGPNGFPDRGGLSGTLAMGWGSGTAQFPYLVDPLSAISLQARKDGTTLNWWLDDWNLSEASYWASVAEVAIVGINSDSGEGYITVDNNEGDRNNLTAWNNGDELVKAVASANNNTIVVVHSVGPMIIESWIDHPNITAVLWAGLPGQESGNSLVDVLYGAYNPSARLPYTIAKRREDYSADIDYVTSDVPAIPQVNYTEGLFIDYRHFLAKNITPRYEFGFGMSYTSFEFGDVSVVEIKEERAENDILSFRDVDDDGTVKAGRFLLDYLHKARWTVTVDITNTGDINGCEVPQLYLAYPPDSGEPPKVMRDFARINLDPGASQRVTFNLSRYDVSIWDVVRQKWTIPNGTFGVEVGRSSMDKDAKKASFCPGSE; translated from the exons ATGGTGGCCCTCCCTTTCACTCTCCTATGGCTCAGCACCGGTTTTTCACTTACCCACGCCTCGCCGTTCAAATCTAATGCGGACAATTCTACTATAAGTGCTACTGAAGCAAAAAGTGATAACTGGACCGTATCCTTTCCCCACAATGTTTCTCGACATCATGAATCAAGCTCACAATCTGCCATCACATATATTTCTCCTGAGATAGAGGCCCCCATCAATGTCTCCTACATCCATCGTTCTCACAAGTGGGAAAAGGCTCACCGAAGGGCCAAAAGATATCTTGCCGACTGGACACTCGAGGAGAAAGTGCAGCTCACAACCGGCGTGGGATGGCAGAACGGCCGATGTGTAGGCAACATTGGACCCGTACCGAGCAAACACTTTCCGGGTCTATGTCTTCAGGATTCACCGTTAGGTGTTAGGTTGACGGATTTTGTCTCTGCTTTTCCCGCTGGAATTAATGCTGCCGCAAC GTTTGACAAGGACCTTATCTATGCTCGGGGCTATGCTATGGGTCAAGAATTCAAAGGCAAAGGTGTCAATGTTGCTTTAGGTCCAATGACAAATATGGGACGTGTGGCAGCTGGTGGCAGAAATTGGGAAGGCTTTGGTGGTGACCCCTACCTAAGTGGTTGGGCAACCGAAATGACCATTCGAGGTATACAGGATGCTGGTGTACAAGCTTG TGTCAAACATTACGTCGGAAATGAACAAGAGCGTAATCGGACCACAGAATCCTCTAATATCGATGACCGTACTCTTCGGGAGATATACACCCATCCTTTCTTACGTGCAGTACAAGCCGATGTGGCTTCTGTAATGTGTTCTTACAACCTCATCAATGGCTCTTGGGCATGCCAAAACTCCAAAACGCTCAATGGTGTACTGAAGACTGACTTTGGCTTCCAAGGCTACGTCATGTCCGACTGGGGAGCTCAGCATTCTGGAGTTGTCTCTGCCAACACAGGTCTGGATATGTCCATGCCTGGAGACATCGTGCTAGGAAGTCTGACCAGCTACTGGGGTTCCAATCTGACAGAATCAGTCAAAAACGGGAGCGTGAGCGAAGAAAGGCTAGACGACATGGTAGAACGAATCATTGCAGCCTACTTCCTATTGGATCAAGATAAAGATTATCCAGAAGTTAATTTCGATTCCTTCCGTTTGTCTGGAACCAATAATTCTCACGTTGATGTACAGGATGACCACTGGAA AATCATCCGGAAAATAGGAGCTTCTTCGACTGTCCTTCTCAAGAATGTCGACCACGCCCTACCTCTTTGGAAGCCTCGAAGTATGACACTTATCGGATCTGATCTTGGTCCCTCACTCTTTGGGCCAAACGGATTTCCCGACCGCGGCGGGCTGTCTGGTACCCTTGCTATGGGATGGGGTTCCGGCACAGCCCAATTTCCTTATCTTGTAGACCCTCTTTCCGCCATATCCCTCCAAGCACGGAAAGATGGAACAACCCTCAATTGGTGGCTCGATGACTGGAATCTTTCAGAAGCTTCCTATTGGGCATCGGTAGCTGAAGTTGCTATTGTCGGTATCAACAGCGACTCTGGCGAAGGCTACATAACCGTCGATAATAACGAGGGTGATCGAAACAATCTGACTGCTTGGAACAATGGCGACGAGCTAGTCAAAGCTGTGGCCTCAGCTAACAATAACACTATCGTGGTAGTCCATTCCGTCGGGCCCATGATCATTGAGAGCTGGATCGACCACCCGAACATTACTGCCGTTCTCTGGGCCGGTTTACCGGGGCAAGAGTCAGGTAACTCACTTGTCGATGTTCTTTACGGTGCATACAACCCTTCTGCTAGGCTCCCTTACACGATCGCTAAAAGGCGAGAAGATTACTCAGCCGATATTGACTATGTCACTTCTGATGTTCCCGCTATACCCCAGGTCAACTATACGGAAGGCTTGTTCATCGATTATCGACATTTCTTGGCAAAGAACATCACTCCTAGGTATGAGTTTGGCTTTGGGATGAGTTACACGAGCTTTGAATTTGGAGACGTTTCCGTGGTGGAGAtcaaggaagagagagcAGAAAACGACATTCTCAGTTTCCGAGATGTTGACGACGATGGGACAGTGAAGGCAGGTCGCTTTTTGCTTGACTA CTTGCACAAGGCTCGATGGACTGTCACTGTTGATATCACCAATACTGGTGATATTAATGGTTGTGAAGTTCCTCAACTATACTTAGCATATCCTCCCGACTCTGGGGAGCCACCCAAAGTAATGAGAGACTTTGCGAGGATCAACCTTGACCCTGGAGCTAGCCAAAGGGTTACGTTTAACTTATCGAGATACGATGTTTCTATTTGGGATGTTGTACGCCAGAAGTGGACTATCCCCAATGGTACGTTCGGTGTTGAAGTGGGGAGGAGCAGTATGGACAAGGATGCGAAGAAAGCTTCATTCTGTCCGGGGAGCGAATAG
- a CDS encoding Hypothetical protein (Similar to SGTC gene model, INSD accession EAL21769.1; CNBC4710) — translation MPRKQTPQQSYAPPLPQSHNLVQLGAPQGSNNFLCKDALGEERLVEISKPLKRMKGLIVMRGDYAVIRLFPIVPEENSKLVGEIVYILEKSDVKEWKRTGEW, via the exons ATGCCCCGCAAACAAACCCCTCAACAGTCATAtgctcctcctcttccccaaTCCCACAATCTTGTCCAGCTTGGTGCGCCTCAAGGCTCAAACAATTTCCTTTGCAAGGATGCATTAGGCGAGGAGCGACTTGTCGAAATATCAAAACCATtgaagagaatgaaggGACTGATCGTTATGCGTG GCGACTACGCTGTCATCAGACTTTTTCCGATTGTCCCAGAGGAGAATTCTAAACTGGTGGGAGAGATTGTTTACATTCTGGAAAAAAGCGATGTGAAAGAGTGGAAAAGGACTGGCGAGTGGTGA